The Acomys russatus chromosome 3, mAcoRus1.1, whole genome shotgun sequence genome has a window encoding:
- the Nhlrc1 gene encoding E3 ubiquitin-protein ligase NHLRC1: MGEEAAGVRTELVREAEVSLLECKVCFERFGHRQQRRPRNLPCGHVVCLACVAALAHPRTLALECPFCRRACRACNTSDCLPVLHLLELLGTTLHASPAALSATPCTPGALTCHHAFGGWGTLVNPTGLALCPKTGRVVVVHDGKRRVKIFDSGGGGAHQFGEKGDAAQDVKYPLDVAVTNDCHVVVTDAGDHSLKVFDFFGQIKLVVGKQFSLPWGVEITSQNQVLVTDAEAGTLHLLEVDFPEGVLRRIERLQAQLCNPRGVAVSCSTGAVAVLEHPLGMAGCVNTRVKVFNSTMQLIGQVDSFGLNLLFPSKIIASAVAFDHQGNVIVADTSGPAIICLGKPEEFPALKPMVTHGLSRPVALAFTKENSLLVLDTASHSIKVFKVMEGNGG, from the coding sequence ATGGGGGAGGAGGCGGCGGGGGTGCGGACCGAACTGGTGCGCGAGGCGGAGGTCAGCCTGCTGGAGTGCAAGGTGTGCTTCGAGAGGTTCGGCCACCGGCAGCAGAGGCGCCCGCGCAACCTACCCTGCGGCCACGTGGTCTGCCTGGCCTGCGTGGCCGCGCTCGCGCACCCGCGGACGCTGGCCCTCGAGTGTCCCTTCTGCAGGCGGGCCTGCCGAGCCTGTAACACCAGCGATTGCCTGCCGGTGCTGCACCTTCTGGAGCTCCTGGGCACCACCCTGCACGCGTCCCCCGCTGCCCTCAGCGCCACCCCCTGTACACCCGGGGCTCTCACCTGCCACCACGCCTTTGGTGGGTGGGGGACCCTGGTGAACCCCACGGGGCTTGCACTGTGCCCCAAGACCGGACGTGTAGTGGTCGTGCACGACGGTAAAAGGCGGGTCAAGATCTTTGACTCTGGAGGAGGAGGCGCACATCAGTTTGGAGAAAAGGGGGACGCAGCGCAAGACGTGAAGTACCCACTGGACGTTGCTGTCACCAATGACTGCCACGTGGTTGTCACCGACGCTGGCGACCACTCCCTCAAAGTGTTTGATTTCTTTGGCCAGATCAAGCTGGTTGTGGGAAAGCAGTTTTCTCTGCCTTGGGGTGTGGAGATCACCTCTCAGAACCAGGTCCTGGTGACTGACGCAGAGGCGGGGACCTTGCACCTGCTGGAAGTGGATTTCCCCGAAGGAGTCCTTCGGAGGATTGAGAGATTGCAAGCTCAACTGTGCAATCCCCGTGGGGTGGCTGTGTCTTGCTCCACCGGGGCCGTCGCGGTCCTAGAGCATCCCTTGGGGATGGCAGGCTGTGTCAACACAAGGGTGAAAGTGTTCAACTCCACTATGCAGCTGATTGGCCAGGTGGATAGCTTCGGGCTGaacctcctctttccctccaaaATAATTGCCTCCGCCGTGGCCTTCGATCACCAAGGAAACGTGATTGTTGCTGATACCTCCGGGCCAGCCATCATCTGCTTGGGGAAGCCTGAGGAGTTCCCAGCCCTGAAGCCCATGGTCACGCATGGTCTTTCCCGCCCTGTGGCGCTGGCCTTCACCAAGGAGAATTCTCTTCTGGTGCTGGATACTGCATCCCATTCTATAAAAGTCTTTAAAGTGATGGAGGGTAATGGAGGGTGA